Proteins encoded together in one Passer domesticus isolate bPasDom1 chromosome 6, bPasDom1.hap1, whole genome shotgun sequence window:
- the TMEM229B gene encoding transmembrane protein 229B isoform X1, with amino-acid sequence MDTECCWGECRRMAAAEPLTAFSRWYLYAIHGYFCEVMFTAAWEFVVNFNWKFPGVTSVWALFIYGTSILIVEKMYLYLKDKCNIVVRCFIYTLWTYLWEFTTGLILRQFNACPWDYSQFDFDFMGLITLEYAIPWFCASFIMEQLVIRNTLRLRFDETAEPGAPTAPVALANGHVKTD; translated from the exons ATGGACACCG AGTGCTGCTGGGGTGAGTGCAGAAGAATGGCTGCGGCAGAACCTCTGACCGCTTTCTCACGATGGTATCTCTACGCCATCCACGGCTATTTCTGTGAGGTGATGTTCACAGCTGCCTGGGAGTTTGTGGTCAACTTCAACTGGAAGTTCCCTGGTGTTACCAGTGTGTGGGCACTCTTCATCTATGGCACCTCCATCCTCATAGTGGAGAAGATGTATCTGTATCTCAAAGACAAATGTAATATTGTAGTGCGCTGCTTCATTTACACACTGTGGACATACCTCTGGGAGTTCACCACTGGCCTCATCCTACGCCAGTTCAATGCCTGCCCATGGGACTATTCCCAGTTTGATTTTGACTTCATGGGCCTGATCACCCTGGAGTATGCCATCCCATGGTTTTGTGCTTCTTTCATCATGGAGCAGCTGGTGATCAGAAACACCCTGCGCTTACGATTTGATGAGACTGCCGAGCCCGGGGCCCCCACCGCGCCCGTTGCCTTGGCCAATGGCCACGTGAAGACGGATTGA
- the TMEM229B gene encoding transmembrane protein 229B isoform X2, with translation MAAAEPLTAFSRWYLYAIHGYFCEVMFTAAWEFVVNFNWKFPGVTSVWALFIYGTSILIVEKMYLYLKDKCNIVVRCFIYTLWTYLWEFTTGLILRQFNACPWDYSQFDFDFMGLITLEYAIPWFCASFIMEQLVIRNTLRLRFDETAEPGAPTAPVALANGHVKTD, from the coding sequence ATGGCTGCGGCAGAACCTCTGACCGCTTTCTCACGATGGTATCTCTACGCCATCCACGGCTATTTCTGTGAGGTGATGTTCACAGCTGCCTGGGAGTTTGTGGTCAACTTCAACTGGAAGTTCCCTGGTGTTACCAGTGTGTGGGCACTCTTCATCTATGGCACCTCCATCCTCATAGTGGAGAAGATGTATCTGTATCTCAAAGACAAATGTAATATTGTAGTGCGCTGCTTCATTTACACACTGTGGACATACCTCTGGGAGTTCACCACTGGCCTCATCCTACGCCAGTTCAATGCCTGCCCATGGGACTATTCCCAGTTTGATTTTGACTTCATGGGCCTGATCACCCTGGAGTATGCCATCCCATGGTTTTGTGCTTCTTTCATCATGGAGCAGCTGGTGATCAGAAACACCCTGCGCTTACGATTTGATGAGACTGCCGAGCCCGGGGCCCCCACCGCGCCCGTTGCCTTGGCCAATGGCCACGTGAAGACGGATTGA